A part of Saccharomonospora amisosensis genomic DNA contains:
- a CDS encoding helix-turn-helix domain-containing protein: MTWERLQRGWSREELVTQVTASMRAHGDGESGLTAHTVRRWESGQRWPEPRFRKHLVLLFGLPASELGLLTAEELENQPCGAAVVDSAARDNALGAMVSAEFRRLLMSDGAGFGRQQFLRAALAAGLSPFLASVTVDRADAAWHNPGSTRDPRAVEAYESVTASQRSLYWRTPADTMWDATRGHLRLGLTLLGQATIHRDGGADPLARAVAETALLAARIAFFDLGSPAVATRCFEQAESAVEHAGDHRLAAAIAAHRAFVPGFAGDAVAAQRHLDVARAHARFGAGPNLRAWIHCVTAEVHARTGQGSTARDRIRQAQHALGTNGTDPDWLDFFSPARLAARSLATPSSSPDDARLPHAGSTNLSRTWTRGRTSNARSCCSTSPRRTPPPMPITP; the protein is encoded by the coding sequence TTGACCTGGGAACGGCTGCAGCGTGGCTGGAGTCGGGAGGAACTGGTCACGCAGGTCACGGCGAGTATGCGCGCTCACGGCGACGGCGAGTCAGGACTGACCGCGCATACGGTGCGCCGGTGGGAGTCCGGGCAGCGGTGGCCGGAGCCTCGTTTCCGTAAACACCTGGTGTTGCTGTTCGGTTTGCCCGCCAGCGAACTCGGACTGCTGACGGCGGAGGAGTTGGAGAACCAGCCCTGTGGGGCGGCGGTGGTGGACTCGGCGGCCAGGGACAACGCGCTGGGTGCGATGGTCAGCGCGGAGTTTAGGAGGTTGTTGATGAGCGATGGTGCTGGCTTCGGCCGCCAGCAGTTTCTCCGGGCGGCGCTCGCCGCAGGCCTGTCCCCCTTCCTTGCCTCGGTCACGGTCGATCGGGCGGACGCGGCGTGGCACAACCCCGGGTCTACGCGTGATCCCCGCGCGGTCGAGGCCTACGAGAGTGTCACGGCCTCGCAACGCAGCCTGTACTGGCGCACACCGGCGGACACCATGTGGGACGCGACGCGCGGACATCTTCGTCTCGGTCTCACTCTTCTGGGGCAAGCCACCATCCACCGAGACGGCGGCGCGGACCCTCTCGCGCGTGCCGTCGCGGAAACCGCGCTGTTGGCCGCGCGGATCGCGTTCTTCGACCTCGGTAGCCCCGCGGTCGCGACGCGGTGCTTCGAGCAGGCCGAATCCGCGGTGGAACACGCCGGTGATCACCGGCTGGCGGCCGCGATCGCCGCGCACCGCGCGTTCGTCCCCGGCTTCGCGGGCGACGCCGTCGCGGCACAGCGGCACCTCGACGTCGCCCGGGCGCACGCCCGATTCGGCGCCGGTCCGAACCTGCGCGCGTGGATTCACTGCGTCACCGCCGAGGTCCACGCCCGCACGGGCCAAGGCTCCACGGCCCGGGACCGGATTCGCCAAGCCCAGCACGCGCTGGGCACCAACGGCACGGACCCGGACTGGCTGGATTTCTTCAGCCCCGCTCGGCTGGCCGCGCGTTCGCTGGCAACGCCGAGCTCCTCGCCGGACGACGCGAGGCTGCCGCACGCTGGCTCGACCAATCTCTCGCGGACCTGGACCCGCGGGCGGACAAGCAACGCGCGGTCGTGCTGCTCGACCTCGCCGCGGCGCACGCCCCCACCGATGCCGATCACGCCGTGA
- a CDS encoding putative T7SS-secreted protein, whose translation MAELGETENPRALIQGDPNAIDKNVNILNARGKQAVNAAVALRAIDTGAWTGPAANAFRDEFSYEPTKWYEAGDALTYAGEVLSLYAGTLRWAQAQAREAIELWKQAQRQTASAQAAHDQAVADATRQNQANAAAGDPTCITVEPFSDPGESTRQAARDTLNRARQQLKQVAEETAQALRDITPAEEETTLSKLGHGALDIAGLVPGIGELADGANAAWYAGQGRYAEAVISGAAAIPFAGWAATGGKAVDRATDIAKAAGHTPAKFGHATHTNYRKTFFERHPELEGKVIVHHAVEQQARRNYPDAGITAAEMHSYENLRGIPKDQNPTLHLSEIRKEWNRFYRNNPNASTEDLLDFATHIDNKYGGRFNPPVR comes from the coding sequence ATGGCTGAACTCGGCGAGACCGAGAACCCGCGCGCACTGATTCAGGGCGACCCCAACGCGATCGATAAGAACGTCAACATCCTCAATGCCCGCGGCAAACAAGCTGTCAACGCTGCGGTCGCGCTCCGCGCCATCGACACCGGGGCATGGACAGGGCCGGCGGCCAACGCCTTCCGAGACGAATTTTCCTATGAACCAACCAAATGGTATGAAGCTGGCGATGCGTTGACCTACGCCGGCGAGGTCCTCAGCCTCTACGCAGGAACTCTGCGATGGGCGCAAGCGCAAGCCCGCGAGGCCATCGAGCTGTGGAAACAGGCCCAGCGGCAAACCGCCAGTGCGCAGGCCGCACACGATCAAGCCGTCGCCGACGCCACCCGGCAGAACCAGGCCAACGCCGCGGCTGGAGACCCGACCTGCATCACCGTCGAACCCTTCTCCGATCCCGGCGAATCGACCCGGCAGGCCGCTCGCGACACCCTGAACCGGGCACGTCAACAACTGAAACAGGTCGCCGAAGAAACAGCCCAAGCCCTGCGCGACATCACCCCGGCTGAAGAGGAAACCACCCTCAGCAAACTCGGGCACGGCGCCCTCGACATCGCCGGACTTGTACCGGGCATCGGCGAACTCGCCGACGGTGCCAACGCGGCCTGGTACGCCGGACAAGGCCGGTACGCCGAAGCCGTCATCTCCGGTGCCGCCGCCATCCCCTTCGCTGGCTGGGCAGCCACGGGAGGGAAGGCCGTCGACAGAGCCACCGACATCGCCAAAGCCGCCGGTCACACACCCGCCAAGTTCGGCCACGCCACGCACACCAACTACCGCAAGACCTTCTTCGAAAGGCACCCCGAACTCGAAGGCAAGGTCATCGTCCACCACGCCGTCGAACAACAAGCAAGACGTAACTACCCTGATGCCGGAATCACCGCGGCAGAAATGCATTCCTACGAAAACCTGCGCGGAATTCCTAAAGACCAGAACCCAACGCTACACCTGAGTGAGATACGCAAAGAATGGAATAGATTCTATAGGAACAACCCCAACGCGTCCACGGAAGACCTCCTGGACTTCGCGACACA